A region of Gracilinanus agilis isolate LMUSP501 chromosome 3, AgileGrace, whole genome shotgun sequence DNA encodes the following proteins:
- the LOC123241157 gene encoding olfactory receptor 52K2-like — MSSSNWTNLHPATFILIGIPGLETVHIWISIPFCFVYMSALLGNFSLLFIIKSDPRLHEPMYIFFCMLAAADLIICTTAMPKLLSLFWFKDREIYFEACLTQVFLIHSLSSMASGFILAMAFDRYVAICKPLRHSTILTNKVIGGIGLAVVLRGALLFSPHPFLLKWLPYCRTNIISHTYCEFMALIKLACAQTRVRRAYSLMVAFLTGGLDFILIICSYVLILYAVFCLPSKAARLKALGTCGSHVCAILVGYTPAFFSFLTHRFGRHVPPHVHIFVANIYLLVPPMLNPIIYGLMTKRIRERFLQIISIPKL, encoded by the coding sequence CCTTCTGCTTTGTGTATATGTCAGCTCTTTTGGGaaacttctctcttcttttcatcaTCAAAAGTGACCCTAGACTTCATGAACCCATGTACATTTTCTTCTGCATGCTGGCAGCTGCTGACCTGATTATTTGCACCACTGCCATGCCCAAGCTCCTCAGTCTCTTTTGGTTCAAAGACAGAGAAATCTATTTTGAAGCCTGCCTCACCCAAGTGTTCCTAATCCATTCACTGTCCAGCATGGCATCTGGTTTCATCTTAGCAATGGCCTTTGATCGTTATGTGGCTATATGTAAACCCTTGAGACACTCAACCATCTTGACCAATAAGGTCATAGGGGGAATTGGATTGGCTGTTGTCCTTCGAGGAGCTTTGTTGTTCAGCCCTCATCCCTTTCTCCTGAAATGGCTTCCATATTGCAGAACCAACATCATTTCTCACACCTATTGTGAATTCATGGCCCTGATTAAGTTGGCCTGTGCCCAAACCAGAGTCCgcagagcttatagtctaatggttGCCTTTCTCACTGGGGGTCTGGACTTCATATTGATAATTTGTTCCTATGTGCTTATTTTATATGCTGTTTTCTGCCTCCCCTCAAAGGCTGCCCGGCTTAAGGCACTGGGCACCTGTGGCTCTCATGTTTGTGCCATCTTAGTTGGCTATACACcagctttcttctccttcctaacTCATAGATTTGGGCGTCATGTTCCTCCCCATGTGCACATTTTTGTGGCTAACATTTACCTCTTGGTCCCACCTATGTTAAATCCCATAATCTATGGGTTAATGACAAAAAGGATAAGGGAAAGATTTCTACAAATTATAAGTATtccaaagttataa